In Bacteroides cellulosilyticus, the genomic stretch TCATTCAACAGAGCTTCAAACTCATTTTCCGCAGTTAATGACAAAGAATCCTGAGCCGTTTGCGCATAGATTTCATCCGGTTGCATCACCGCTTCCTCCACTGCTCTATTGCATGAGCTCATACCTATAGAAAAGAATATACACAGAAATACCATCAAAGTTTTACGCACTCCTGTAGGCAGACGGAAATAAAAACGGCTGCCCTTTCCTAAAGTACTTTCTACATTGAACAAACAGACTCTGAATACTTCGTTCGTCTTCCGGTATTTCTCAATGATACCTTTACAATTCATCAGGCCGAAGCCGCTCCCTTTGTTTTTCAGTAGTTCTTCCCGATCGGCAGCATCCAGTATACCTATTTCCTGCGAATTATACAATTTCTCACCGACAATACGCGTCACATCTTCTTCTGAAAGGCCATAACCGGTATCCTCTACTGAGATTTCCACATATTCTTCTGTCGAATTTGCATAGACTTTTACCTTGCCTCCTTTTGGAGTATATTTACGGGCATTTTCTGCAAGCGTGTTTATCATAAACAGCGTCAACGCCTTGTCAGCTTTCACATAGGTATCCGTTGGCGTCACTTCCAGTTGTTGCTGTTTCATTTCGAAGGCACGGCTTCCTTTCCGTATCAGATCGAAAAGCTCGTTCAATCCGAACGTTTCTATATTCAAGCTCAGGCTACCCTGTTTCATTTTAATCCATAAAGCAAGGATATCATTGTATTCATTGATGGTTGTCACCAATTCGTCCATATATTGATACTTCTCAGCCTTGATGTGTTCGTCATGGATAAAACCCTTTTCCGTCAGTTTATGCACTTCATTAATAATACGGTCTATGTACGGATGAATACCGTTCACGATGGCCATACACGCTTTCTTTATAAGATTCTGACGTTTATTTCCAGCTATATGCTGTTCGTACACATACCGTTCTTTCTCCAACCGACGACGTTCGTCACCCAGCGAAATGGAAGTCATGCCATTGTCAAGCGCCCATGTAATATAAGGAGCAATCACATGTAGTATTGCCTTCTCATCCTTCGTAAGACGTTTGGGTAATACCAACTGCCCATCTTCTATCCGGATGTCTTTTACACTGAAAAGTTCCTCTATATCTGTCTGCACAGCTGAAAGAATGGCATCTACAATTTCTTCTTCCGTCTGCGCGTCCGTGGGAATAGAAGCGGTTATTTTCTGGCAAATGTCCAACATCTGCCTCAAACGGTGCAAATGGACATGATTACGTTCTTTAGACCGCTTATTGAATATCCAAAAGAATAAAACCACCAGTATAAAACCGACAATCACAAAGAAGAGTAAAATATTGAGTTGCCGAGCTTCACTTTCCAAAGCCTGATAACGGCTTTCCAACTCCTTATCCTGCCGGGTATCTTCCAGTATATCCAGATAAATATTGCGATTATAATCAGAGTGTTGCTTCATTTCCAGTCCGGCATACGTAACACTCAGTTGTTCGCGAATACGTGAAATCCATTCCGGAACGGTTCGTAACTTACGCTCTATCCATGCTTTTTCTGAAGAAATGGTATCCCGTATATCATAGGTTTTCAACCAGTCCAAGCTATCGTGGCAATCATAAAAACGGCGATGATGGCTGTTCACACACTCCAAGGCAAGCGTCAATGTATCCAATGCTTCGGCGTAGTTATCATGCGCATTCAAATATTTACCAATAGAAACATAGGCACCGGCAATCTGATACACATCATTATATTGCTTGAATTTCTTCAAAGCCAATTGTCCTAAATGCATGGGCAACAAAGAATCCACGGGAACATCAAACTGTTTCAGCGCATGAGAACGCCTGACCTGGAAAAAGTCATAATTATCGGGAGATGCCATCAGGTTAGCAAGCCCCTGCACTCCATTACCTTCAAAATACAAATATCCTCCGCGGGATGCCATTTTCCAAGTTGTATACAGTTCGTCGAATTCACGCAAACGACGTTCATCCGCCGTTTCACCATCACAAAGTGCCGCCGATCCTTTTATATAATGATAATACAGTAACTGGTTTGTATCTGCCGCAAGTTCTTCCTGCGGATATATTTCGTTGATGGAAGCCACCGCTTCCGGACGTTGTTGCAGATAGTAGTAATAAACAGCGGAAACGATATAAAATTCGGAGCGGGCATAGTTCAGTCTCAACCGTTCGTGCTTATCTACAAAAAGTTTGTTATCTTCATCTATTCGTTTCATGCGGCGGAGGGCACTGTTCCGATAGTCATAAAATTCTTTGTTCATGGCTGTCCGCTGATAGATTTTCATCAATCCGATATCGGCAACCAGCAGTTCCAGCTCATTTTTCGTGAGACTATACACATCTTTATGAAACTTCTCCGCTTTCTCAAAATCCATGCGCATAAAAGCGCAAAAGCCCAGATTATTGGATGCTTCCGCTTTCCCCTGGCTATACAGATTTACTTTTCCATAAGCTTGTGTGGCAGCATGACAAGAAGAGTCCAGGTCTTTATAACGATAAGAATAAGCCACTTGGTTGAGCGAATCGATAAGATATACTTCCTTGGTGGGAGCAGTACCCACACAAGAAATCATTACTATGCAAAAACACAGTAAGCCCACCAATCGTATATGAGGAAACCGTTTCACTTAGCAAAGCTACAAATAAATCCGGGAAAGAAAAAAGATTTTTCTACAATAAGTCTTGTAGAATGTAGCGGGAAATTCATAACTTTGCAGCCGTATTAAACAAATAGGTAACATCTATTACAAAATGAGCGAAAAAGCACCCGTAATGGTATTCTCCGGAACTAACTCGAGATACCTTGCAGAGAAAATCTGCGCAAGCCTTGATTGCCCTCTGGGAAAGATGAACATCACCCACTTTGCTGATGGTGAGTTTGCTGTTTCCTATGAAGAGTCAATTCGTGGCGCACATGTATTCCTGGTTCAATCCACCTTCCCTAATTCCGACAATTTAATGGAACTTCTGCTGATGGTTGACGCTGCTAAAAGAGCGTCTGCTAAAAGTGTAGTTGCAGTCATTCCATATTTCGGTTGGGCACGACAGGACAGAAAAGACAAACCTCGCGTTTCTATCGGCGCAAAGTTAGTAGCCGATTTACTTTCAGTAGCAGGTATCGATCGTTTGATTACGATGGATCTCCATGCTGATCAAATCCAAGGTTTCTTCAACATTCCGGTAGATCACTTGTATGCTTCGGCAGTGTTCCTCCCCTATATTGAGTCCTTGAAATTGAAAGATCTTGTAATTGCTACGCCGGATGTGGGTGGTTCCAAACGTGCCAGCACATTCTCAAAGTATTTGGGAGTTCCCCTGGTATTGTGCAACAAATCACGTGAGAAAGCAAACGAAGTTGCATCCATGCAAATTATCGGTGATGTAACCGATAAGAATGTAGTATTGGTAGATGACATCGTAGATACGGCCGGTACTATCACCAAAGCAGCTAACATTATGTTGGATGCCGGTGCTAAATCAGTACGCGCTATTGCAAGCCACTGTGTAATGTCCGACCCGGCGTCTTTCCGTGTACAGGAATCCAGTCTGACTGAAATCGTATTTACCGATAGTATCCCTTATTCTAAGAAATGCGCGAAAGTGAAACAACTCAGTATTGCTGATATGTTTGCAGAAACCATTAAGAGAGTGGTGAATAATGAGTCTATCAGTTCACAGTATATTATCTAATAGAGAGTTGGATATAAAAACAAAGGCTACGCAGTTTAATATTGCGTAGCCTTTGTCTTTTATTTAGAGTTTCAAATCTCAATCATTCTACTCCAGTCTTCCCATTTTGTACGTGCCCTTTTTTATTACTTTTCCGTTTTTATCCGTTTCAACAAAAGGACCGTGCTTTTTGCCTTGCTTGAAGAAGCCTTCGTAACGATTACCGTTTTTATCCTCCTGTATACCGTTACCTTCTTCCATACCATTCACAAAACCACCTTTATATTTAGTTCCGTCTGTCATAATCAGGGTTCCCTGACCATTGAACTGGTTGTTTTTCCATTCGCCTTCGTAGGAATCACCTACATTCCATTTATAGATTCCGCGGCCGTCACGTTGGTTGTCTTTCCAGTCGCCGTCATAGACTGCACCATTTGCCCAGGTGAATACACCTTTTCCATGTTGCATGCCGTCCTTAAAGTTTCCCACATACTTATTGCCGTTAGCGTGATAATAAATGCCGGCTCCGGTACGTTCGCCCTGCACATACGCACCTTCATAGCGATCGCCGGTGTGGAAGAAGTAAATACCTTTTCCATGTTGCATGTCATCTTTCCAGTCGCCTACATATTTATCTCCGTTGGCATATTCGAAAGTCCCTTTTCCGTCACGCACATCGTTCTTCCAGTCACCTTCATATTTACAGCCGTCATTCCAGACAAAAGTACCCTCACCCTCTTTTTTATCATTCTTCCAGGAACCTTCATATTTGGAACCGTTTTTCCAGGTGTATGTGCCTTGACCTTCACGTTTATCATTTACCCAGTCTCCTTCGTAAATGTCACCGGTGTAATAGTACATTGTACCTTTGCCTTGCTGATAGTCCTGAAACCACATACCATCATAGCGGTTGTTATTCATGAAATAGTAGATGCCCTTACCGTGTTGCTGATCCTGAAACCATTGTCCTTCGTACTTTTCACCGTCAGGAAATGTATAAATACCATATCCTTCACGCTTTCCTTTCACATACTCACCTTCGTAGACATTGCCATTCTTGAAAACCGTCTTACCCTTTCCGTTGGGTTTACGTCCTTTCATTTCACCCGTATATACAGAGCCATCTTTGAAGGTATGAGTTCCTATCTTTATTTCAGAAGAGAAAGTTGTTTTTACTTTGTCGAAGAAACCGGATTTCTTTTCCTGGGCCGTCGCCCCGCCTTGGGACATGAATACCAGAATGAGTGCAGTATATAGATATTTCATTGAAAATTATAAATTAGCGATTTTAATAAAAAGACGTGTAAACGCAGCAACTTGTTACACGCCCTATATAGTATTTGCACAAAGATACAATTAATCTGCTAAAAGGAAGGGGTATCACACCTTTTTTATGACATTTTTTTGCCGGATACGATTTCTTTTAATGTCTCTTTGCACAAATAACGTGAGGCAAGTTCGCGTATCTCGACAGGAGTAATTGTCTTCACTGCTTCTACGGCATCCCTTACATACGAATCGGGGAGGCCGGAAGTATGAATAAAGATCCAAGCGTCCGCCAGTGAGAAGGCAGACTCATAGCTGCGACACATATCACCCAACATATAGTTTTTCACCATAGCAAGTTCTTCGGCAGGTACGAGGTCATTTTGCAGGCAGTCTATTTCATGGTAAACTTCTTTGATAAGCGGTTCTACAAATTCATTGGCAGTCTCTGCATTGACAACCAACAGTCCACTATCGGGATAAGGCATGATGCCGGCAGATATACCATACGTATATCCTTTATCTTCACGAATATTAGACATCAAACGGCTACCGAAATACCCTCCGAACAAGGTAACCAGAACGCGGACTTTCAAATAGTCAGGATGACGTCGGTCCAAAGAAAGCATTCCCATGCGAACAGCACTTTGCATTGCATCGGCACGCTCGGTAAAAATACGTTTCTCAAAAGAAGTTACCGGAACATAGGACAGTTTTTCCGGCTTCCGGAAATCTTTGCCGAAAGGTTCACTTCCAAAAAGAGTTTCAATACGACGGATAGCGTCTTCGCTAACCTTCCCCGCAAGATAGATACTGCAATTTCCGGAATGATAATATCGGTCGTAAAAAGATTGCAAGACAGAAGGGTTGATCAAATGATAATCTTCCTTCTGCACTAATTGCCCGCACGGATGCGTATCACCATATACGGCATTTATCAAAGTGCGATGGGCCAGAAAATCCACCTTGGAGCTGTTTACAAGAAATTGTTGGATATTGCTGTCAATAATCACTCCCAACTCTTTTTCAGGGAAAAGAGGTTCTTTTACGATAGATTCAAAAATATCTAAAGTTTCCGGCAGATATTTATTTAAAGAATAAAGGGTGATATAAGCATACTCGGACGAGCTGGAAAGTTCCAACCAGGCACCATAGTAATCCAACTTTTCGGCAATGGCCGCGGCCGAATAACGTCGGGTACCTTCGCGCAGCATCCGGTTGGTAAACAAAGCCTGCAAGCGTTGATTCTGTTGCCAGCGTCCACCTTCTATCAACAGGTCAATTCGGACTACTTCATTATCCCCGGCATTGAGTATATATAAAGGTATGCCATTTTTCATCACCCGACATTCAGGAGATGGCACTGCCAGTTGTTCCGGCTCACAAATAAGGGGCTGGATAGTTCTGTCTAACATATTTTCAAAAATTCTTCAGCCTTTTCCAAATCCTGGGGAGTATCAATGCCAATGGTCTCTACTTCGGTAATACCGGCTTTAATGGTATAGCCATTCTCCAGCCAACGAAGTTGTTCCAGCGATTCTGCCAGTTCCAGCGAAGATTGCGGCAATGAAGTAATCTCTTTTAAAACTTCAGCACGATAAGCATATAATCCTATATGCTTATAATAAGTGTGATTTTTCAGCCAATCTTGTTTTTCCGCATTTCGCTGATAAGGAATAATGGAGCGGCTGAAATAGAGTGCATTCATATTCTTATTCAGCACTACTTTCGGAGAATTGATATTCTCCAAAGCTTCAAATCCATTCTCAGGAGTAAAAGGTTTCACCAATGTAGCAATCTGGGTCGTAATATCGTCGAAGCAAGCTTTTACAGTTTCCAGTTGGGAGGGTTGAATAAAAGGTTCATCACCCTGAATATTGACTACGACATCAAAATCTCCCCCTATTTTAGTATATGCTTCATAGCAACGATCCGTGCCGCTTTTATGATTCACAGAAGTCATCACTACTTTACCTCCGAAAGCTTTTACAGCTTCTTCGATCCGTTCATCATCTGTGGCCACATAAGCATCGTCCAGAATACCTGCCACTTGTTCATATACTCGCTGTATTACAGTTTTACCTCCCAGCATGGCCAACGGTTTTGCAGGAAAACGCGTGGATGCATAACGGGCGGGAATGATTCCTAAAAACTTCAACATGTTTATATTTACAATTTAATAGATACGCGTACCCATTTATAATTACTCTATCTCTTTTAATCCCCGGCAAATATAGTCCCTTTTTAAATCGTCGGGTTTATAGACTATATCATCACATGATAATAAGTCCAGATCCAACCGGACTATTTCTTGCTTTTTCTCTTCAGGCATCCGCCCCGCTTCCCGTTCAATAGCTTTCAAACAAGAAGTTATTTCCGCCGCATCGTTACTGGAAATAAAACGTGCCACCTGATTGGAAAATAAAGATGAACGCCGGAAATAAAGCGGTTTAGTCTCTTCTTCCGTAGAAAAACGAATACTAGGAAACAGTTCTTTCAACCGCTTCCGCGCCAACGAAAGATTCTCTTTCTGTTGCTCGTTACTACCGATGCTGATTGTATAAACCACTTTCGAAATCAAGAATTTAGACCGATACTTGAACTTTAATCAAAGAAATCATCCAAACCAGTTTCTGATACCGATTCAAAATTAACGTCCCCATTATCCTTACAAGGATCGAAACCTTCCGGAAGTTGGAATGTCTCATTTTCATCATATCCCAGTGTCTTGTCTCCAAGTACTTTTACCATATATTTAGCCCAGATAGGCAATGCCATAGAAGCACCTTGCCCATGCAACATAGTATCGAAATGAATATCGCGCTCTTCTCCACCAACCCAACATCCGGATACCAGTGAAGGAGTAAAGCCCATAAACCAACCATCTGCATTATAGTTAGTTGTTCCGGTCTTACCACCCATATCAGCTTTCACACCTAAACGACGAACACGTCCACCTGTTCCCTCATTAATAACGGCACGAAGCATAACCAACATCTTATAAGCACTGGAAACACTGATAACTTCTTCCATTTCCGGAGAGAACGTAGCTAATACATTTCCGTCATTATCTTCAATGCGAGTTACAAACAGTGGAGCTACACGGATACCTTTATTGGGGAATGCCGTATAAGCACTGACCATTTCTCCTACCGAAATTTCACAAGGGCCAAGACACAAAGAAACTGACGGCACAATTTCACGATTACGCACACCAAAGCTTTCAATCAAACGCTTCAGAGAATATGGATTGAGCTTACTCATCAGATACGCTGTGATCCAGTTGTCAGAGTTAGCCAATCCCCACTTAACAGTTACCATCTCTCCATAACGTTTGGTATTGGCATTACGGGGTGTCCACGGTTTACCGTTTTCGTCAATTAAAGTATATTCCACATGACGCGCTTCATCACAAGGAGAATAGCCATTCTCCATAGCCAATGTGTAGACATAAGGTTTGATAGTAGAACCTACCTGACGACGACCTACCATTGCCATATCATATTTAAAATAATGATGATTAGGCCCTCCAACATATGCTTTCACATGCCCATTATGCGGATTCATAGACATAAAACCTGCACGGAGGAAGTGTTTGTAATAGCGGATAGAATCCATAGGTGTCATGATTGTATCCTTTTCACCATTCCAGGTAAATACCGACATTTCTTCAGGTGTATTGAAAGCTTTTTCTATTTGGGCATCCGATGCCCCGGCTTTCTTCATGATACGATAACGGTCGGACTGTTTCATGGTGCGGGTAAGAATTTCATCTACCTGTTCCTGTGTAATTCTGTTACTGTAAGGCGCTTTTTTACGTCCTTTCTTTTCTTTGAAGAAATAGCCTTGCAATTCTTTCAGGTGCTCTTCTACTGCCTCCTCTGCATATTGCTGCATACGGGAGTCAATAGTGGTATAAATTTTCAGACCGTCTGTATAAAGATTATATTTAGACCCATCTTTCTTAGTGTTCTTTTCACACCAACCAAATAAAGGATTATTTTCCCAGTCAAGAGAATCTTCATAGAATTTTTGCATCTGCCAACCACGATAATCTCCCTTTACAGGTTTCTTTGCATTCAATACACCACGCAGATATTCGCGGAAATAAGTTGCCATTCCTTCATTATGGTCAACGCGAGTATATTTCAGAACAAGCGGAAGAGCCTGCAAAGAGTCACATTCTTCCACTGTAATATATCCGGCTTTACGCATCTGATCAAGCACCACGTTACGACGCCCGCGTGAACGTTCATTATATCGTACTGGATTAAAATAAGATGGATTCTTGCACATTCCTACAAGCATAGCGGCTTCTTCTATTTTTAAATCATTTGGATCGCAACCGAAATAAGTATTGGCAGCAGTTTTAATACCTACTGCATTGTTCAAGAAATCAAATTTATTAAGATACATGGTAAGTATCTCTTCTTTAGTGTAATAACGTTCCAGTTTCACGGCAATCACCCACTCGATAGGTTTCTGAAACAAACGTTCCATTACATTATCCGCACTGGGTGAATAAAGCTGTTTGGATAATTGTTGTGTAATCGTACTACCTCCACCTGCATTCGTCTGGAATAGCAAACCACGCTTCACGATAGCGCGAAACAATGCGATGGCATCAATTCCGGAGTGTTTGGCAAAACGCACATCTTCCGTTGCAATCAAAGCATTGATAATATTGGGAGACAGATCATTATAGCCTACATACACACGATTCTCTTTACTAAATGAATAAGTTCCGAGCACCTTCCCGTCTTCTGAGAAAATTTGTGTAGCAAACTTATAATTGGGGTTTTCCAGATCTTCGACAGGAGGCATATAGCCTATCCAACCTTTTGCAATGGAGAAGAAAACAGTGACGCAAGCCAATACTATGACGGCTAAGAATATCCAAAGGATTTTTATGATGTTCTTTATCATGTTTATTACTGTAAATTCACTAAATCAATAAAATAGATTACCTGTAAAAATAACAAGGCAAAGGTACGGAATTATATTGGAACACCCTTATAAATTCTATAGAAAACTCTTAAAACGCCACACTTTATCATCGGAAATGCCACATCTTAATGGGTAAAACGCCACACTTCAGCAGGCACAAAGTGTGGCATTTGGGGTGATGAAACATGGCATTTTGGTCACCCAAAAGAGCAGAAAACAGATCATTTTGGAGGTGTTTTTTGTTTAGGAAACGGCCGATTCCAAGCTATTTTTTGCAGAAAAATGCATTTTTTTGCTTAGGTACAAAGTGGAGTTTTAAAGGCTAGACTTTTATTATTCAATACTTTAACCAAAACAAACAATACACTTTTCTTTCTTATATATTCTTTATATAACAACAACAGCAGATAAAGAAAAAGAAAAGCTGCTGCTGGTAATGATCCAAACAAATTCCGGCATTCATCTCACTGCATTAAGAAACTTCATCTCGTGAGATCGTTTTTTCGTCCCACGAAATGTTTTTTTTCAGCTCATAGGGCAAAACTCTTTGTCCCATAAACTGAAGATCACCGGCTATGAAGACGAAAAAAACTTCTAAATTTTCTCCGGTCTTTCTTCCGTACTCCGCATCTTTTCCGTACCTTTGAACTCTCGAAAAGAAATAAAATAACGAACGATATGGAAAACAGAAGTTTAGTCACCATTGCCGAGCATAGCAAGGAAAAAATCCTCTACATGATCGAGATGGCGAAGCAGTTTGAAGCCCGTCCCAACCGTAGGCTGCTGGAAGGGAAAGTGGTTGCCACCCTCTTTTTCGAGCCGTCTACCCGCACAAGACTCAGTTTTGAAACAGCAGCCAACCGCTTGGGAGCCCGTGTAATCGGGTTTAGTGACCCCAAAGCAACGAGTTCTTCGAAAGGCGAAACCCTGAAAGATACCATCAAAATGGTGAGCAACTACGCCGATATCATCGTGATGCGGCATCATCTGGAAGGAGCCGCCCGCTATGCCAGCGAAGTAACCACAGTGCCTATCGTCAATGCCGGAGACGGAGCCAACCAGCATCCTTCACAAACGATGCTCGACCTCTACTCCATCTACAAGACCCAGGGTACACTGGAGAACCTGAATATTTTCCTCGTTGGTGACCTCAAATATGGCCGCACCGTACACTCACTGCTGATGGCAATGCGCCACTTCAACCCGACTTTCCACTTCATAGCTCCTGATGAATTGAGAATGCCCGAAGAATACAAAATTTACTGCCGCGATCATGGCATCAAATACGTGGAACATACGGACTTTACAGAAGAAACCATAGCAGATGCCGACATCCTCTACATGACTCGTGTGCAGCGTGAACGTTTCACTGACCTCATGGAGTACGAACGGGTGAAGAACGTTTACATTCTGCGCAACAAGATGCTGGAACATACCCGTCCCAATTTGTGCATTCTGCATCCCCTGCCCCGCGTCAATGAAATCGCTTATGACGTAGACGATAATCCGAAAGCTTACTACTTCCAGCAGGCACAAAATGGTCTGTATGCCCGTGAGGCTATTCTCTGCGACGTATTAGGCATCACACTGGATGATGTGAAAGAATGATTTGACAAGTTTACAATTGAAGTTACATCAGAAAACTATGAGCGAAAAAAAACAAGAATTACAGGTTGCCGCATTAGAAAACGGTACAGTTATCGACCATATCCCCTCTGAAAATCTGTTCACTGTAGTCTCTTTGCTGGGACTTGAACACATGAATAACAATATCACCATTGGCTTTAATCTCAAAAGCGGAAAGCTGGGTACTAAAGGCATTATTAAAATTGCGGATAAATTTTTCTGCGATGACGAAATTAATCGTATCGCCGTGGTAGCACCTAATGTGAAGCTGAATATTATCCGGGATTATGAAGTGGTGGAAAAACGAGAAGTTAGCCTTCCTGAAGAACTTCGCGGCATTGTAAAGTGTGCTAACCCCAAATGTATTACGAACAACGAACCCATGGCGACGTTATTCCATGTAGTGGATAAGGAGAATTGTGTGATCCGATGCCATTATTGCGAGAAAGAACAAAACAGAAGCGATATTGAAATAATATAAGAGCTACGAGCTACAAAAGGAGCTACAAGCTACAAGTGCTGCGCAATGCTCGCTTTATAGTTTGCAGTTCCCATCCGAAAGGCACTCGTAGCTGGTAGCTTGTAGCTCATAACTTATGTAATCCGTAACTTTTTAGTCATGAAACAAGACTGGAAGCCCGGAACAATGATTTACCCGCTTCCTGCCGTATTGGTAAGCTGCGGAAGCACTCCGGAAGAATATAACATATTAACAATTGCATGGACGGGAACGATTTGTACGAACCCGCCCATGTGCTATATTTCAGTACGTCCCGAGCGCCACTCCTACGAAATCCTGAAACGGAATATGGAGTTTGTCATCAATCTCACTACCAAAGATATGGCGCGTGCAACGGATTGGTGTGGCGTACGTTCCGGGAAAGACTACAATAAGTTTGAAGAAATGCATCTGACACCGGGAAAAAGCACTGTGGTCAATGCCCCTCTTATTGAAGAATCCCCTTTGTGTATAGAATGCCGTGTAAGGGAAATCATGTCACTTGGCTCGCATGATATGTTTATTGCCGATGTGGTAAACGTGCGTGCCGACGACCGGAACCTAAACCCGGAAACCGGAAAACTGGAGCTGGCGGAAGCTAATCCACTGGTTTACGTACATGGAGGATACTATGAATTGGGTGAAAAGATCGGTAAATTTGGCTGGTCTGTTGAGAAGAAAAGATAGTGATTAACGGTTAGTGATAAGTGATGAACAAAGTTTTGAAAATATTTATCCTGTGCCTTTTGTTTTTCCCCGCTACAACGTGGGGGCAATCTCATCTTGTGCCCGGTACAGCGGTTGAAGAACCACTGAAGAAACATCACCATGACCGTCCGGTGAACTTCGGTATTAAAGGTGGGTTCACCTCTTCCCTCTTCCTTGTATCTAATCTTACATTAAACGGAATCACCATAGATGAGGTGCAGAATAACTACAAGATAGGCTATTTCGGCTCTGTCTTTATGCGTATCAACTTTGAACGTCATTTCCTGCAACCGGAAATATCCTACAATATCAACCGCTGCAATATTACTTTCGAAAAACCTGCCGCAGAGGATGCTCCTTTGGAAATGGCATCTATAACTTCTGAAATCCACAGTGTAGACA encodes the following:
- a CDS encoding DUF5113 domain-containing protein, whose amino-acid sequence is MISCVGTAPTKEVYLIDSLNQVAYSYRYKDLDSSCHAATQAYGKVNLYSQGKAEASNNLGFCAFMRMDFEKAEKFHKDVYSLTKNELELLVADIGLMKIYQRTAMNKEFYDYRNSALRRMKRIDEDNKLFVDKHERLRLNYARSEFYIVSAVYYYYLQQRPEAVASINEIYPQEELAADTNQLLYYHYIKGSAALCDGETADERRLREFDELYTTWKMASRGGYLYFEGNGVQGLANLMASPDNYDFFQVRRSHALKQFDVPVDSLLPMHLGQLALKKFKQYNDVYQIAGAYVSIGKYLNAHDNYAEALDTLTLALECVNSHHRRFYDCHDSLDWLKTYDIRDTISSEKAWIERKLRTVPEWISRIREQLSVTYAGLEMKQHSDYNRNIYLDILEDTRQDKELESRYQALESEARQLNILLFFVIVGFILVVLFFWIFNKRSKERNHVHLHRLRQMLDICQKITASIPTDAQTEEEIVDAILSAVQTDIEELFSVKDIRIEDGQLVLPKRLTKDEKAILHVIAPYITWALDNGMTSISLGDERRRLEKERYVYEQHIAGNKRQNLIKKACMAIVNGIHPYIDRIINEVHKLTEKGFIHDEHIKAEKYQYMDELVTTINEYNDILALWIKMKQGSLSLNIETFGLNELFDLIRKGSRAFEMKQQQLEVTPTDTYVKADKALTLFMINTLAENARKYTPKGGKVKVYANSTEEYVEISVEDTGYGLSEEDVTRIVGEKLYNSQEIGILDAADREELLKNKGSGFGLMNCKGIIEKYRKTNEVFRVCLFNVESTLGKGSRFYFRLPTGVRKTLMVFLCIFFSIGMSSCNRAVEEAVMQPDEIYAQTAQDSLSLTAENEFEALLNEASDYANDAYYSNVEGNFEQALEYVDSAMSCLNAHYKRYAQDPQRYMSLRGEGEPGELSWWNELFNSDFHVILDIRNEAAVAFLALKQWDAYSYNNAAYTTMYKLLGEDQSLEEYCRQLERSTNNKMVGVILFIGLIAMLLLGYYILYIRKRLVNRWNLEQVLEINRQIFAASLIQVPETEEALQREEDTLKAIPQRIVDEGFDAVNELLSIDRLGIAVYNETTHQLEYASNSIENELSSAGDNGSSAAEDELWKEVVQRCFEQHTQLSAPGFEALPLVVDAAGDSRCVGVLYLERQESVDQETAHLLLELIARYIAIVVFNAVVKLATKYRDIEAAHEEAHRASWEDGMLHVQNMVLDNCLSTIKHETIYYPNKIKQLIGKLRSGILSETEEKETVSAISELIEYYKGIFTILSSCASRQLEEVTFRRGIISVPELFVLAEKYFRKANKGKEFAVSFSTKAIDERVVGDFIQLRFLLENLIDEALSVPLDGKIHLAAAVDGEYIRFLFTDMRRTKNREELNQLFYPNLERMTATGEKGELRGTEYLVCKQIIRDHDEFAGKRGCRINAEPAENGGFTVYFTIPRRK
- a CDS encoding ribose-phosphate pyrophosphokinase — encoded protein: MSEKAPVMVFSGTNSRYLAEKICASLDCPLGKMNITHFADGEFAVSYEESIRGAHVFLVQSTFPNSDNLMELLLMVDAAKRASAKSVVAVIPYFGWARQDRKDKPRVSIGAKLVADLLSVAGIDRLITMDLHADQIQGFFNIPVDHLYASAVFLPYIESLKLKDLVIATPDVGGSKRASTFSKYLGVPLVLCNKSREKANEVASMQIIGDVTDKNVVLVDDIVDTAGTITKAANIMLDAGAKSVRAIASHCVMSDPASFRVQESSLTEIVFTDSIPYSKKCAKVKQLSIADMFAETIKRVVNNESISSQYII
- a CDS encoding phosphatidylinositol-4-phosphate 5-kinase, with translation MKYLYTALILVFMSQGGATAQEKKSGFFDKVKTTFSSEIKIGTHTFKDGSVYTGEMKGRKPNGKGKTVFKNGNVYEGEYVKGKREGYGIYTFPDGEKYEGQWFQDQQHGKGIYYFMNNNRYDGMWFQDYQQGKGTMYYYTGDIYEGDWVNDKREGQGTYTWKNGSKYEGSWKNDKKEGEGTFVWNDGCKYEGDWKNDVRDGKGTFEYANGDKYVGDWKDDMQHGKGIYFFHTGDRYEGAYVQGERTGAGIYYHANGNKYVGNFKDGMQHGKGVFTWANGAVYDGDWKDNQRDGRGIYKWNVGDSYEGEWKNNQFNGQGTLIMTDGTKYKGGFVNGMEEGNGIQEDKNGNRYEGFFKQGKKHGPFVETDKNGKVIKKGTYKMGRLE
- a CDS encoding M16 family metallopeptidase → MLDRTIQPLICEPEQLAVPSPECRVMKNGIPLYILNAGDNEVVRIDLLIEGGRWQQNQRLQALFTNRMLREGTRRYSAAAIAEKLDYYGAWLELSSSSEYAYITLYSLNKYLPETLDIFESIVKEPLFPEKELGVIIDSNIQQFLVNSSKVDFLAHRTLINAVYGDTHPCGQLVQKEDYHLINPSVLQSFYDRYYHSGNCSIYLAGKVSEDAIRRIETLFGSEPFGKDFRKPEKLSYVPVTSFEKRIFTERADAMQSAVRMGMLSLDRRHPDYLKVRVLVTLFGGYFGSRLMSNIREDKGYTYGISAGIMPYPDSGLLVVNAETANEFVEPLIKEVYHEIDCLQNDLVPAEELAMVKNYMLGDMCRSYESAFSLADAWIFIHTSGLPDSYVRDAVEAVKTITPVEIRELASRYLCKETLKEIVSGKKMS